GCGGTAATGTGGATAGGCTGCTTTGAAGGCAAAATAATTTCTGCAGATTCAGAGTAGCGTAGCCAAGCGGGGAATTTTGCAGGTTCTTTCCAAACTTTGTCGAAGCCTAAACGCTGAAGCTCTTTCATCGCCCAGTCTACGGCTTCAAGATCTTTAGGCGTGCCCGCCATACGTGGCCCAACTTCAGTAGTCAGTCTTGCCACAATATCGTAAGCCAATTCGCTATTAAGCGATTTTTCTTTTAATTGCTCGGTGACTTTAATTGTTTGTGCATCAAAGGTGTCGGCAGCAAAAACGTTGGCGCTTAACACCAAGGCTGCCAATAATAACTTTTTCATTCTTATAAGCCTGTTGTAAAAATTAAAATTATTCTGGAACGTTCCACAAATAAATACAAGTATTTGGGATGAAGAAAATAAGTGACTACCTGTAATGATTTTAGAAGATTAAAGTATCATCACTAAGCCAGATGAGATAATCAATCATTTGGCACAGGCATTTGGTGGAGCAGCTGTGCATTCTTAGTGCAGCTTTAAACATAAAGTTACCTAGTGATCTTTATGTTTAACTGCTACTAGACGTCTCGTTTTTGATCAATGCACCAGTTTACTTATTGTAAGTTTGTATTCATTATAGGTGCTTGTTGAAGTTTAAAGGAGTAAACCTATGATCCGCCTAGCAAACCCAGAAGATCTTCCACAAGTGCTTAACTTATACCGAGCACTCCGCCCGAACGATCCAGAGCTAAAAGATGATTTGTCAGAGCTGGTATGGGCTGAGATGATGCGCTGCCCAGAAACACATATTGTGGTGGCAGAAATCGAAGGGGAGTTAGCCGCAACTTGCGCATTAGGATTAAATAAAAGCATTGCGAATGGTGGACGACCCTTTGCCATTATTGAACATGTGATCACCGCAGAAAAATTTCGCCGTCGTGGATTAAGTCAACAAGTACTCGAGTTTGGCATTCAAAAAGCTTGGGAGCTAAATTGCTACAAAGTCATGCTGCTTTCTGGTGAGAAGCTCACTGGCGCGCACCGAGTGTATGAGTCGGTAGGTTTCAAAGCCGGTATCGAGAAGGGCTTTGTGATTAAAGCACCAATCAAATAAGAAAAATAAATGAACAAAACGATATTAGTTACCAAAAGGCTCACCTTAGCCCCTTTAAATAAAAGCGATAAATCTCTTTTCATTGAGTTATGTATGGATCCAAAGGTGATGGAACATTGTTATGACCCTAGCACTTTGGAAGAAGCCGAGGCTGGCTTTGAGGCTTTTTCTCAGCCGTGGGATTGCAACAGTCATGATTGGTTATGTTTTGGTATTACCGAAACTAATACAGGTGAAAAAGTCGGAAATATTTCGGTCAAAATACTTGATCATAAGCAACATATTGGTGAAGTCGGGTTTTTATTAAATCCCTGCAAGCAAGGCAAGGGGTATGCGTTTGAAGCACTTAAACGGGTAAAGGCGTTCTCTTTTGATGTGCTTAATTTAAAAAAGCTGAAAGCGATTTGCTCGACTCAAAATACGAGCTCGATAAAGTTATTAGAAAAATCAGGTTTCATTCAAGCAGCAATACTTAAAAATAATGTTGTTATTAAAGGTAAGTCAATTGATGACTACCAATATGAATACATGCGTTAAACAACCTGAGCTCAGGTTAAATGATAAATAGAAAAGGTAAACAATGAAAAAACTAGCCATAGCAACAGCTGCTCTTATACTTTCTGGCTGTATGTCTACGCCTGAATCTGTCAATTTCAACGGTGAGACGGTGGGTACATATAGTGTCGCAGCAAGTTGTAGCGATATGCTGTTAGATACAGATTGTTCAGGCATGACCGGTGCCACAAAAGATATTGAGTTAGCTGGTATTAAATTAAGAGCCGCTGCAGGTCAGTCAGGTAAAGTCGTATTTATTATGTCTGAATCGAGTTTCAGCACAGATCAAAATGCGCTTCAAAATGGGGCTAAATCTTTAGAGAAACTATTCAAAGACAATGGCATTCAAATTGAGTCGAAGAAAGTGATGTTCGGTGGTGGTGACGTATATGGCGTTCATTTTCAATTAAGTGACAACGGCTATCGCTTGTTAAAATCACTTTAATTTCAAATGGGCTTATATGTTTATAAGCCCATAAATTACTTCATTACGACACTTAACCACTGACTTTTTGTTATAAGTTAAGTTGTTGAGTGCACATATTCTTAGAACAATTAAAACCATAAAATCATACCTTATCACTTTAAGTTATAACAATTTCGTAACAAAATCTGTGCAGCTGTATTTAAGTTAGTACAAACTTTGCTCAAACAATACACGTCTAGATGTATGTACATTCTTAGCCCAGTGTAATGGAGCTTTTACAGTAGGAAATGAAGTATTTAGAGTTTTTGCACCTATAATAAAAACAAATTGACAGCGCTGGACATTTGTTCTTTTCTTGTTGCTTGTAAATGGTTTGTTAATTATTTGCACTCTAAAAACAAGATAAGGAATCAAAATGAAAACCAAGTTGAACAAAACTACACAGGCACTTATTTTTTGCGGTGCTTTTGTCCCAGCAGTACATGCATCGACCCTGATAGATGAAAGCAGTGTCGAAACAAATCAAGCTGAGCGTTACATCGTTACACTTAAAAGTGAACAAGGCACAATTGCGCAGCCTTTTGAACTAAGCCCACAACAAAGCAAACAGCTTCAAATGAATCGACTCCAGTCTGTTGCACTGACGGTATCGGCTCAAGCTGAACAAGTTTTACCATCGATTAATGCTGTGTCGATGTCGCTAACCGCAGAGCAAAAAGCTTTGCTATCAGCACGCTCTGATGTGCTGTCCATTGAAGTAGATCCAAAGCGTTATCTTATGGCTGAAAGCACGCCTTATGGCATCAATATGGTTCAAGCTAACCAGTTAGCAGATACTATGTCGGGTAATCGTAAGGTGTGTATCATGGATACAGGTTACACGCTAAATCATCCTGATTTACCTTCTACAGGGATCACTGGTGATGACGGCTACGGTAGTAACAACACAGGTAACTGGTACAACGATGGTAATGGTCACGGTACGCATGTAGCGGGCACGATTGCTGCGATTGGTGGTAATGGTCAAGGCGTGGTGGGTGTGAACCCGTCGGGTCAGCTTGGTTTGCATATTGTTAAAGTTTTCAACGATTCAGGCCGTTGGGCTTATGGTTCGGACTTAGTAAAAGCGATTGAGCAATGTCAACTAGCGGGTGCGAATGTCACGAGTATGAGTTTAGGTGGTTCAGGCCAGTCAAATGCAGAACGTCAAGCATTTGCAAACAGCTATGCGCAAGGCATGCTGCATATTGCCGCAGCTGGTAATGGTGGCAATAGTTCTATGAGCTATCCAGCATCATATGACTCTGTTGTTTCAGTAGCAGCGGTTGATAGCCGTGAAAACAAAGCATCATTCTCACAATACAACAGCCAAGTTGAAATCGCCGCACCAGGCGTAAGTGTTAACTCGACGTGGAATAATAATGCATATAAAAGCATCAGCGGCACATCAATGGCAACGCCACATGTATCGGGTGTTGCAGCACTCGTATGGAGTCATTTCCCTGAGTGTAATAACCAGCAAATTCGTGATGCACTAAATGCTACAGCTAAAGATAAAGGTGCCGCTGGGCGAGATACTTCCTATGGTCATGGTATTGTGCAAGCAAAAGCAGCATACGACTATTTAGCTTCAAGTACATGTGAAGGCCCAGGTGATGCTAAACCTGTTGCAAGTTTCAAACTAACGCTAAACGGTAAAACCATACAACTGACTGACAGCTCATATGACGATAAGGGGATTGCTGCTTACTCGTGGGAATTTGGCGATGGGGCAACTAGCTCAAGCAAAAACCCAAGCCACACGTATGCAAGTGCTGGAGAGTATACTGTTAAATTGACTGTAAGAGATACGGTTGGTCAGGTTGCTAGTAAATCTGAAGTCATCAAGGTAACTGATGGAAATACGGGTGGATGTAATGGTACGCCAACATGGTCAGCAGGTAAGGTTTACTTATCTAAAGATCGAGTTTCATTGAATGGCAATTTGTATGAAGCGAAGTGGTGGAACATAGATCAAAACCCGGAGCAATTCTCAGGTCGTTGGGATGTATGGGCTAACAAAGGCGCTTGTAAGTAACGTTTTTAAATAAATTCCCAATACTTTTGTTATTAAAGGCAATTTAGGAAACTAAATTGCCTTTTTTCTCGACTTGTGACTAATCTTTGCATTCATTTTTCGTACTCATTGTTATGACAAGCTATGTTTAATAAAAAAGCAGAACACTTAAACTTATGAAATGGTTAAAACACATTGATGACAGCTTTGATGCATTGCTAACAGATTGCTACCAGCAGCGCGAAATGGAAATGGAAAACCACATCAACAAAATTCGTTTTTTTGGTTTGATGGCGCTGTTTTTACTAGAACTACTCGTCGGCATGATGAGTCAGGGTCTGGATTTAATTTTAATCAGTGTCGATCTTGGGTCGATGGTTATAACTGCAGCTTGGTGTTGGCTAGTTAGGCACTGGGCAACCACAGGCAGCTATAAGCCTTGGCTCAAGTATGTATCTATTTTATTCGATTATGTGATTATTTTAGGGATCACATTAGAAATGGAATATTTGGCAGAAATAGGGCATTTCTTACGCGATCTGCACCAAACACAATTTGAATTGATGCTGATCAGCGCGCTAATCCTATTTAATGTCATGAGTGCATTCAGGCAAGGTCGCGTGATTATTTACTTTTCGACGCTGTGTTGTTTAGCTGCGACAACACTTATCTTAGAACACAGCCAGACTGATCGAACCATAGAGATCCACGAACAGATCATCGTGCTATTCTCGGGATTACTCGCTTGGTCAATTTCTCATTACATTACCAATACTTATACACGCCTGCGTCATCGAGAGCGTTTATTACGCTATCTACCTGAAAAGCTGGTTAGCGCGGTAGAAACCGGTGCCGTTGACATAGAGCCTGGTGGTGAGCGCCGAGAAGTAACGATTTTGATGGCTGATATTCGCAATTTCACCACCTTGTGTGAGCGCAATGAACCAGAGGTGGTTACTCGTATTCTAAACCGCTATTTCTCAGCTATGAGCAATCCTATTTTTAAACATGATGGCATGATAGATAAATTTATCGGTGACGCCATTATGGCCGTGTTTGGTGCGCCACAAGCGGGAATGAATAGCGCTCAAGGTGCAATAAATGCTGCAAAGGGTATGCTTAAAGAATTGATTGAGTTAAATAATCAATTTTCCGAGCAGGGCTTGCCACAGCTTGAAATTGGCATTGGTATTCACAGTGGTGAAGCCATTGCAGGTAATGTGGGGAGTTTGAGTTGTATGGATTACACCGTGATTGGCGACACAGTTAATGTTGCAGCGAGAATCGAGAGCAAGACCAAAGAGCTTGGGCAAGTATTACTTGTCAGTGAAGACGCCGCAGAAAAATCAGACATGCCTGATTTAGCTTGGGTTGCGGATGTAAAACTCAAAGGTCGAGACAAAACAGTCAATGTCTATTCTTTTCAATGAACATCGTTTAGATACTTTTCTACATGACTTTCAGGGGAGCTAAGCTCCCCTTATGTTCAAATTCTCGTGCTGATTGCCAGATTACAATTTATGCAGTTTGGCTTCGCCTGAATTAACATACAGGGTTCTATCAACAAAAGACTGGTTATTCTTAAAACCAACAATTGGCACATGGTGCCATTGAGAAGTGAGTTTGTCTTGCTTGATATTAAGGGTGACAAAACCTCGGTTTTTAAGGTCAACATAACGAATATGTGGGTTTTCAGGCTTTAGAATATTGCCAACATCTCCCACAATTTGCTGTAAACCCGGTACAGGAATTGATGGCGAAGTGACAGAAGGTGTGACTATCTCAACGGCAAGTGCACCATCATGGGTAAAGCGATTATACTCTCGCCAGTCGTACGGGTTTTTAGCAATATCGGCAGCCCAAGATGAGTGCACATCGCCTGTTAAAAACACCACATTTTTAATGTCTCTTTGTTCAACAAAGTTCAGCAGTCTATCCCGAGCGGCAGGGTACCCATCCCATGCATCAGCGTTAATGGGTTTACCAAACATCTGAATTTGCATAATTTGCACTTGTTGGCCAATTAAATTCCACTTCACGCCATTATTTTTAGCATCGAGCAGGTTGTCTTCTAGCCATTGCTCTTGTTCAAAGCCCAACAGAGTCCGCATTAGGTCTAGGCGCGCATCGTCTTTCACATCGACTTGCTCATCGCGACCAACATAACGGGTATCGAGCATATTTAAATGCAGCAACTGACCAAATTCGAATTTACGATATGCTTTTTCACGGTTACCACTTTGAGGCTCTCGAATAGGCATCCACTCATAATATGCTTGAATGGCTGCATTGGCTCGGGTTTGCCAGTCACCTTCATTGTCATTATGGTTTTGCGCACCGCCACGCCAAGTGTCATTGGTAAACTCATGATCATCCCAAATACAGATCATGGGGTGGGTTTGGTGCAGGGTTTGCAAATCTTCATCTGTTTTATACGTCGCATGACGTAAACGATAATCATTGAGTGACACCATTTCATGTTTTGGCTCTACCAGCCTCTTCCATAATAATGGGTTACGATAAACATCTTCGTTTCCGTACTCATATAAATAGTCGCCTAAATGTAAAACCGCATCAAGATCATCCATTTCTGCGATGCGAGCATAGACGTTAAAATAGCCATAGCTAAAGTGTG
The Pseudoalteromonas phenolica genome window above contains:
- a CDS encoding GNAT family N-acetyltransferase, giving the protein MIRLANPEDLPQVLNLYRALRPNDPELKDDLSELVWAEMMRCPETHIVVAEIEGELAATCALGLNKSIANGGRPFAIIEHVITAEKFRRRGLSQQVLEFGIQKAWELNCYKVMLLSGEKLTGAHRVYESVGFKAGIEKGFVIKAPIK
- a CDS encoding GNAT family N-acetyltransferase, whose translation is MNKTILVTKRLTLAPLNKSDKSLFIELCMDPKVMEHCYDPSTLEEAEAGFEAFSQPWDCNSHDWLCFGITETNTGEKVGNISVKILDHKQHIGEVGFLLNPCKQGKGYAFEALKRVKAFSFDVLNLKKLKAICSTQNTSSIKLLEKSGFIQAAILKNNVVIKGKSIDDYQYEYMR
- a CDS encoding S8 family serine peptidase, which codes for MKTKLNKTTQALIFCGAFVPAVHASTLIDESSVETNQAERYIVTLKSEQGTIAQPFELSPQQSKQLQMNRLQSVALTVSAQAEQVLPSINAVSMSLTAEQKALLSARSDVLSIEVDPKRYLMAESTPYGINMVQANQLADTMSGNRKVCIMDTGYTLNHPDLPSTGITGDDGYGSNNTGNWYNDGNGHGTHVAGTIAAIGGNGQGVVGVNPSGQLGLHIVKVFNDSGRWAYGSDLVKAIEQCQLAGANVTSMSLGGSGQSNAERQAFANSYAQGMLHIAAAGNGGNSSMSYPASYDSVVSVAAVDSRENKASFSQYNSQVEIAAPGVSVNSTWNNNAYKSISGTSMATPHVSGVAALVWSHFPECNNQQIRDALNATAKDKGAAGRDTSYGHGIVQAKAAYDYLASSTCEGPGDAKPVASFKLTLNGKTIQLTDSSYDDKGIAAYSWEFGDGATSSSKNPSHTYASAGEYTVKLTVRDTVGQVASKSEVIKVTDGNTGGCNGTPTWSAGKVYLSKDRVSLNGNLYEAKWWNIDQNPEQFSGRWDVWANKGACK
- a CDS encoding adenylate/guanylate cyclase domain-containing protein — protein: MKWLKHIDDSFDALLTDCYQQREMEMENHINKIRFFGLMALFLLELLVGMMSQGLDLILISVDLGSMVITAAWCWLVRHWATTGSYKPWLKYVSILFDYVIILGITLEMEYLAEIGHFLRDLHQTQFELMLISALILFNVMSAFRQGRVIIYFSTLCCLAATTLILEHSQTDRTIEIHEQIIVLFSGLLAWSISHYITNTYTRLRHRERLLRYLPEKLVSAVETGAVDIEPGGERREVTILMADIRNFTTLCERNEPEVVTRILNRYFSAMSNPIFKHDGMIDKFIGDAIMAVFGAPQAGMNSAQGAINAAKGMLKELIELNNQFSEQGLPQLEIGIGIHSGEAIAGNVGSLSCMDYTVIGDTVNVAARIESKTKELGQVLLVSEDAAEKSDMPDLAWVADVKLKGRDKTVNVYSFQ
- a CDS encoding alkaline phosphatase D family protein; translated protein: MSLTLSGCTFKTNPFSHGVASGDPLHDAVIIWTRVTIPEEITQVVDINSLVLSVRWQISTSSSFATIESEGKVETSIARDFTVKVDVTGLNADNIYHYRFIIEELDEPVVSPVGRTKTLPQYDVSEVKLAMTSCSHFSYGYFNVYARIAEMDDLDAVLHLGDYLYEYGNEDVYRNPLLWKRLVEPKHEMVSLNDYRLRHATYKTDEDLQTLHQTHPMICIWDDHEFTNDTWRGGAQNHNDNEGDWQTRANAAIQAYYEWMPIREPQSGNREKAYRKFEFGQLLHLNMLDTRYVGRDEQVDVKDDARLDLMRTLLGFEQEQWLEDNLLDAKNNGVKWNLIGQQVQIMQIQMFGKPINADAWDGYPAARDRLLNFVEQRDIKNVVFLTGDVHSSWAADIAKNPYDWREYNRFTHDGALAVEIVTPSVTSPSIPVPGLQQIVGDVGNILKPENPHIRYVDLKNRGFVTLNIKQDKLTSQWHHVPIVGFKNNQSFVDRTLYVNSGEAKLHKL